One window of Botrimarina mediterranea genomic DNA carries:
- a CDS encoding Gfo/Idh/MocA family protein produces the protein MRRLLVLFLLLQAIAAIAADPVRVAIVGVSHDHVFGLLGRPRDIGDIEIVAVVDADRELAMGRMSNAGLDKKLYYQDLEQALAAAKPQAAVLFGSIRAHHEQAIACAGAGVHVMVEKPLATNLADARAMVDAAERAGVQLLTNYETTWYRNLHEIKRRVDAHEQGNTRRMVFRMGHAGPIEIGCREPFLEWLLDPAENGGGAVTDFGCYGANLATWLMNGERPIAVSCVTKRIKPRRYPNVDDDATITIEYADAVAVVQASWNWPFNVKDAVVYGATGELSSKGDREVSGWRHGEDRPTTSRAPELPEWEGDPFAHLAAVVRGEAKPNALSSVENNLLVVEVLDAARQSAKTGQRVVLSR, from the coding sequence ATGCGACGCCTTCTCGTTCTCTTCTTGTTGCTCCAAGCCATCGCCGCGATAGCGGCCGACCCCGTTCGCGTCGCGATCGTGGGCGTGTCGCACGACCATGTGTTTGGTCTGTTGGGTCGGCCGCGAGACATCGGCGACATCGAGATCGTTGCGGTAGTAGATGCAGACCGTGAGCTTGCGATGGGGCGGATGAGCAACGCGGGGTTAGACAAGAAGCTTTACTATCAGGATCTCGAGCAAGCGTTGGCGGCCGCTAAGCCGCAAGCGGCTGTTCTCTTCGGCAGCATCCGCGCGCACCATGAGCAGGCGATTGCTTGTGCCGGCGCTGGTGTGCACGTGATGGTCGAGAAGCCGCTGGCGACGAACCTTGCCGATGCTCGCGCGATGGTGGACGCGGCCGAACGGGCAGGCGTTCAGTTGTTGACGAATTACGAAACGACTTGGTACCGCAACCTTCATGAAATCAAGCGCCGTGTGGACGCTCACGAGCAGGGGAATACCCGACGGATGGTCTTTCGGATGGGCCATGCGGGGCCGATTGAGATCGGTTGTCGCGAGCCGTTCCTGGAGTGGTTGCTCGACCCCGCGGAGAACGGCGGCGGGGCGGTCACGGACTTCGGTTGTTACGGCGCGAACCTGGCGACGTGGCTGATGAATGGCGAGCGACCGATCGCGGTAAGTTGCGTGACGAAGCGTATCAAGCCGCGGCGCTATCCCAACGTGGACGACGACGCGACGATCACCATCGAGTACGCCGACGCCGTCGCGGTGGTGCAGGCGTCATGGAACTGGCCCTTCAACGTGAAGGACGCGGTGGTCTACGGCGCGACGGGTGAGCTATCGAGCAAGGGCGATCGCGAGGTGAGCGGTTGGCGGCACGGCGAAGACCGGCCGACCACGTCGCGCGCGCCGGAGTTGCCAGAGTGGGAAGGCGACCCGTTCGCTCACTTGGCGGCCGTCGTCCGTGGCGAGGCCAAGCCCAACGCCCTGTCGTCAGTCGAGAACAACTTGCTAGTTGTCGAGGTGCTCGACGCGGCGCGCCAGTCGGCGAAGACCGGACAGCGAGTTGTGCTATCAAGATGA
- a CDS encoding SLC13 family permease — MTCFAIALVIAFVPEYPGLSDAGHRTLFVLVLAAGMWVSEAIPAFATSLLAIGCLIALLGRPDGVYANGEHDWEQFITPWGSPLIWLFFGGFCLALSAEKTGLDRWLAARALGLFGQRPGMLLLGIMLVTAVLSMFMSNTATATLVLAMMTPIFASRPSGDGVSKAICLGVAFAANIGGMGTIIGTPPNAIAAGLLEGQSAVNFAEWMLLGVPPALLMLAIAWFYLIFVHLKKDAFSDEKGILFYAGVASDPAPIHKQYVVVTTFIVTVGLWMTSPLHGLPTTLISFVPIVFLTTTGILSGPDIRTLPWDILLLITGGLSLGVAIEKTGLATWAVGYLPIEGMSPVALALGFSYATLLMANLMSHTASANIILPISIAVLTASKATGGDARLAVPIALAASAGMCLPISTPPNAIVYSGGHLKVTDMFAGGLLIGLIAPLILVFWAELALNWL, encoded by the coding sequence TTGACCTGCTTCGCGATCGCGCTGGTGATCGCGTTTGTCCCCGAGTATCCCGGCCTCAGCGACGCGGGCCACCGGACGCTGTTCGTCCTGGTGCTTGCCGCGGGGATGTGGGTCAGCGAGGCGATCCCCGCTTTTGCGACAAGCCTCCTGGCGATCGGCTGCTTGATCGCGTTGTTGGGGCGGCCCGACGGGGTCTATGCAAACGGCGAACACGACTGGGAACAGTTCATCACGCCGTGGGGGAGCCCGCTAATTTGGCTCTTCTTCGGTGGGTTCTGCCTCGCCTTGTCGGCGGAGAAGACAGGCCTCGACCGCTGGCTCGCCGCGCGGGCGCTGGGGCTCTTCGGCCAGCGGCCCGGCATGCTGCTGTTGGGCATCATGCTCGTCACTGCGGTGCTCTCGATGTTCATGTCGAACACCGCCACCGCAACGCTCGTGCTGGCGATGATGACCCCGATCTTCGCGTCTCGCCCCAGTGGCGACGGCGTCTCGAAGGCGATCTGCCTTGGCGTCGCGTTCGCGGCGAATATTGGCGGCATGGGCACCATCATTGGCACGCCCCCCAATGCCATCGCCGCCGGCTTGCTGGAAGGGCAGTCCGCCGTCAACTTCGCCGAATGGATGTTGCTGGGTGTGCCGCCGGCGCTGCTGATGCTGGCGATCGCTTGGTTCTACCTGATCTTCGTCCATCTCAAGAAAGACGCCTTCAGCGACGAGAAAGGCATCCTCTTCTACGCCGGCGTCGCCTCGGACCCGGCGCCGATCCACAAGCAGTACGTCGTCGTGACGACGTTCATCGTCACCGTTGGCCTGTGGATGACAAGCCCGCTGCACGGGCTGCCGACGACTCTCATCTCCTTCGTGCCGATCGTCTTTCTAACCACTACGGGCATCCTCTCCGGCCCCGACATCCGCACGTTGCCTTGGGATATCCTGCTGCTGATCACCGGCGGTCTTTCGCTCGGCGTGGCGATTGAGAAGACCGGCCTCGCCACTTGGGCGGTCGGCTACCTGCCGATCGAAGGCATGTCGCCCGTCGCGCTCGCGTTGGGCTTCTCCTACGCGACGCTGTTGATGGCGAACCTGATGAGCCACACGGCGTCGGCGAACATCATCCTGCCGATCTCGATCGCCGTGCTCACGGCATCGAAGGCGACCGGAGGCGACGCGAGGCTAGCCGTGCCGATCGCCCTGGCGGCCTCGGCGGGCATGTGCCTCCCGATCTCGACCCCACCGAACGCCATCGTCTACAGCGGCGGCCACCTTAAGGTGACCGACATGTTCGCCGGCGGGCTGCTGATCGGCCTGATCGCGCCCTTGATCCTGGTGTTCTGGGCCGAGTTGGCGCTCAACTGGCTCTAG